A single window of Treponema sp. J25 DNA harbors:
- a CDS encoding NGG1p interacting factor NIF3 encodes MAAEQERKTEYGLYTLVSFVPPEYTEKLLEALFDAGAGKLGAYDHCAFVSAGVGRFRPLPGSDPFIGQEGKDELVREDRVELVVAGENLEAVLTALRRAHPYEEPAVYVYKIDPLAIRQRQNQ; translated from the coding sequence ATGGCTGCCGAGCAAGAGAGAAAGACAGAGTATGGCCTTTATACCCTTGTTAGCTTTGTACCCCCGGAGTATACAGAAAAACTTTTGGAGGCCCTTTTTGATGCCGGGGCGGGTAAACTGGGAGCCTACGATCACTGCGCCTTTGTGTCCGCCGGGGTAGGGCGATTCCGTCCCCTTCCGGGCTCTGACCCTTTCATTGGGCAAGAAGGAAAGGATGAACTTGTCCGGGAAGATCGGGTAGAACTCGTTGTGGCAGGGGAAAACCTGGAAGCAGTTCTTACTGCCTTGCGCCGGGCCCATCCCTATGAGGAGCCCGCGGTGTATGTATATAAGATAGATCCCCTGGCGATCCGACAGCGTCAGAACCAGTGA
- a CDS encoding DUF6485 family protein encodes MSVCTVEANLKKCTCTYPCEKRGKCCACIAYHRAHGELPACYFNAEYEKTYDRSIANYLRMKGRA; translated from the coding sequence ATGAGTGTCTGTACCGTCGAAGCGAACCTTAAAAAATGCACCTGCACCTATCCCTGCGAAAAACGGGGAAAATGCTGTGCCTGTATCGCCTACCATCGAGCCCACGGCGAATTACCGGCCTGCTATTTTAACGCCGAATATGAAAAGACCTACGATCGTTCTATCGCGAACTATCTCAGAATGAAGGGGCGTGCTTAA
- a CDS encoding DUF434 domain-containing protein codes for MKLSEDFALALRDYRLLLNRGYPIPSTLKLVGDRYRLSHTERMILFRGVLDDEKNEKIHMKLVSTLPKNASLAIDGFNVLFTLINYRRGHPLFISTDGLLRDAGGAHGRIERTEDWDWARTLFCETLLHLPVGPLWVYLDAPVSHSGEYRHEIEQNLKHHEAFVQVMLEDCADIPLQTFTGTAIASSDSTIALRCKTSIFDLARYILETSYHAQFLDVGAYTYET; via the coding sequence ATGAAGCTTTCGGAAGATTTTGCTCTGGCTCTCAGGGATTATCGTCTCCTCCTTAACCGGGGCTACCCCATTCCTTCCACCCTGAAACTCGTGGGGGACCGGTACCGACTTTCCCACACCGAACGGATGATACTTTTTCGAGGTGTCCTGGATGATGAAAAGAATGAAAAGATCCATATGAAACTTGTTTCCACCCTTCCGAAAAACGCAAGCCTTGCCATCGATGGCTTTAATGTGCTTTTTACCCTGATTAACTACCGACGGGGCCATCCCCTCTTTATCAGTACGGACGGCCTGTTACGGGATGCCGGGGGTGCCCACGGCAGAATCGAAAGGACCGAAGACTGGGACTGGGCCCGTACTCTTTTCTGTGAAACCCTTCTCCACCTGCCGGTGGGTCCCCTCTGGGTTTACCTGGACGCGCCGGTTTCCCACAGCGGAGAGTACCGCCACGAGATTGAACAAAACCTGAAGCACCACGAAGCTTTCGTTCAGGTGATGCTCGAAGACTGCGCCGATATCCCCCTGCAGACCTTTACGGGGACCGCCATTGCCAGTTCCGATTCCACCATTGCTCTCCGCTGTAAGACAAGTATTTTTGACCTTGCTCGATACATCCTGGAAACATCCTATCATGCCCAGTTCCTGGATGTGGGTGCATATACATATGAAACATAA